From a single Poecilia reticulata strain Guanapo linkage group LG2, Guppy_female_1.0+MT, whole genome shotgun sequence genomic region:
- the nck2a gene encoding cytoplasmic protein NCK2a, whose amino-acid sequence MTEEVIVVAKWDYIAQQDQELDIRKNERLYLLDDSKTWWRVRNTANQTGYVPSNYVERKNSLKKGSLVKNIKDTLGLGKGKRKTSARDASPTPSSDTEYPSNGSGGGGVVSAAERIYDLNIPAVVKFAYTAEREDELTLLKGSRVVVMEKCSDGWWRGSQAGRVGWFPSNYVQEELMGVDDGDGDSPRAYLSGTLLANGRAGGRGVVLHLVQTLYPFSSTTEEELNFEKGEIMEVIEKPENDPEWWRCKNSRGIVGLVPKNYVVVMDERPGPPSTTSGSPQSRYVGPARSGRFAGRDWYYGNITRHEAECILNERGEEGDFLIRDSESSPSDFSVSLKAVEKNKHFKVQLSDGVYCIGQRRFHSMDELVEHYKKAPIYTSDHGEKLYLVKALL is encoded by the exons ATGACAGAGGAGGTGATTGTTGTAGCCAAGTGGGACTACATAGCCCAGCAGGACCAGGAACTTGACATCCGTAAAAACGAGCGCCTCTACCTCCTCGACGACTCGAAGACGTGGTGGCGCGTCCGCAACACCGCCAACCAGACGGGCTACGTGCCGTCGAACTACGTGGAGCGCAAGAACAGCCTGAAGAAAGGCTCTCTGGTGAAGAACATCAAAGACACCCTGG GTTTGGGGAAGGGTAAGAGGAAGACAAGTGCGCGCGATGCCTCCCCTACGCCGAGCTCAGACACAGAGTACCCTTCCAATGGCAGCGGGGGTGGAGGTGTGGTCAGCGCCGCGGAGAGGATCTATGACCTCAACATCCCTGCTGTGGTCAAGTTTGCGTacacagcagagagagaagatgAGCTAACTCTGCTCAAAGGCTCCAGGGTGGTCGTCATGGAGAAGTGCAGCGACGGCTGGTGGCGTGGCAGTCAGGCCGGCCGCGTCGGCTGGTTCCCCTCCAATTACGTCCAGGAGGAGCTCATGGGAGTGGATGACGGAGACGGGGATTCCCCGCGGGCTTACCTCAGCGGGACTCTGCTGGCCAACGGCCGCGCCGGCGGCCGAGGCGTCGTCCTCCACCTGGTCCAAACGCTCTACCCCTTCAGCTCGACGACCGAGGAGGAGCTGAACTTTGAAAAGGGAGAAATCATGGAGGTGATAGAGAAGCCGGAGAACGACCCAGAGTGGTGGAGGTGTAAGAACTCTCGTGGCATCGTGGGCCTGGTGCCTAAGAACTATGTGGTGGTAATGGACGAGCGACCCGGCCCGCCCTCCACCACGTCGGGCTCCCCTCAGAGCCGCTATGTGGGACCGGCGCGCTCGGGGAGGTTCGCCGGCAGGGACTGGTACTACGGCAACATCACCAGACACGAGGCCGAGTGCATACTCAACGAGCGGGGAGAGGAGGGCGACTTCCTCATACGAGACAGCGAGTCATCG cccAGTGATTTCTCCGTGTCCCTGAAGGCGGTGGAGAAAAACAAGCACTTTAAAGTGCAGCTGTCAGACGGGGTGTACTGCATCGGCCAGCGCCGGTTCCACTCCATGGACGAACTAGTGGAGCATTACAAGAAGGCCCCCATCTACACAAGCGATCACGGAGAGAAGCTGTACCTGGTGAAGGCGCTGCTGTGA